A window of Plasmodium malariae genome assembly, chromosome: 5 contains these coding sequences:
- the PmUG01_05031000 gene encoding phosphopantothenoylcysteine decarboxylase, putative: protein MKLLFGISGSIAAIKINEIVEKLKEKCELMNIPIEIKYVATRIAFDKFLKNFKEKILLDEDEWIWNERGDEILHIELRKWADVFVICPLDANTLAYISNGACPNLLTCICRCWDFEKTCLVFPCMNTFMYSHPITKKQISVISSWGIKVVDPIEKVLACGEYGMGALPNVEDVTSEIVKHLRIYENVKDTHHHCV from the exons ATGAAACTGCTGTTCGGTATCAGCGGCAGTATTGCTGCTATCAAGATTAACGAAATAGTTGAAAAGCTTAAAGAGAAATGTGAATTGATGAACATACCTATTGAGATAAAGTACGTAGCAACACGTATTGCTTTtgataaatttttgaaaaattttaaagagaAAATACTTTTAGATGAAGATGAATGGATATGGAATGAAAGAGGAGATGAAATTTTACATATCGAATTGAGAAAATGGGCAGATGTTTTTGTTATTTGTCCATTGGATGCAAACACCTTGGCTTACATTTCCAACGGAGCTTGTCCCAACCTTCTa ACGTGCATCTGTCGATGTTGGGACTTCGAGAAAACCTGCCTGGTTTTCCCTTGTATGAACACGTTCATGTATAGTCATCCCATAACGAAGAAGCAGATCAGTGTAATTTCTTCGTGGGGAATAAAA GTAGTCGACCCGATAGAAAAAGTCCTTGCATGTGGGGAATATG gcATGGGAGCACTCCCAAACGTAGAGGATGTAACTAGCGAAATTGTGAAGCATTTACGAATTTACGAGAATGTAAAAGATACTCATCACCATTGTGTATGA
- the RRB1 gene encoding ribosome assembly protein RRB1, putative — MAEEIEADESAYDMLFSPVTPWPCLSFDFILDNFSYNNISSDKLKNEYDQIKNGEITIQDLKYPIDICCVAGTQTSKGQINSIYLIKWSNLNKLSSSQTDEGEDSSGSGNNEVDGHVDGRVEDHVHDCKDGKKKKLNKLKNHSEEGKKEKGKKGKDTKSSVICKSIKHEYGCINRIKVSKKINSLVAAWCEDSNVYIYEISDEMKNLNDRPYNEEIEKGPLHIFEKHTNEGFSLDWNPIHAAKLLTGDNDGNLYLWKPDNLDRWTYDHLILANEAGYDRVISSSMSTCMSSGMNSGNNFVKGGQSIEDVQWSKRGSGLGNVFSMCSTDKSIRILDVRNLNSVSKNSKYTNNIHIENAHASDVNVLCWNENFEYLLASGGDDNVVKIWDIRNFKNSVAELIYHKKPISSISWHYKDTYVLLASSLDNSITIWDLSVESETLDHSLSLYPDQLLFEHLNQNFITDAKFHPLHPGVVVSTSNDNFNIFKTCNV; from the coding sequence ATGGCAGAAGAAATTGAAGCAGATGAGAGTGCATATGATATGCTGTTCAGTCCTGTAACACCGTGGCCTTGTTTATCGTTCGATTTTATTTtagataatttttcatataataatatttcgtCTGATAAGTTAAAGAATGAATATgatcaaattaaaaatgggGAAATAACTATCCAGGATTTAAAATACCCTATAGATATTTGTTGTGTTGCTGGGACACAAACATCCAAAGGGCAGATAaacagtatatatttaattaaatggtCCAACTTGAATAAGTTGAGTAGTAGTCAAACGGATGAGGGGGAAGACTCGAGTGGCAGTGGGAACAACGAAGTAGATGGTCATGTGGATGGAAGAGTGGAGGATCATGTGCATGACTGTAAGGAtgggaaaaagaagaagctAAACAAACTAAAGAACCATAGTGAGGAAGgtaagaaagaaaaaggaaaaaaaggaaaggatACAAAAAGCTCAGTGATATGCAAATCTATAAAACACGAATACGGTTGTATAAACAGAATAAAagtaagtaaaaaaataaattccttAGTAGCAGCATGGTGTGAAGAtagtaatgtatatatatatgagatatcagatgaaatgaaaaatttaaatgatcGTCCATATAATGAGGAAATAGAAAAAGGtccattacatatatttgaaaaacatACTAATGAGGGGTTTAGTTTAGATTGGAATCCGATCCATGCAGCTAAGTTACTTACAGGTGATAACGACGGAAATCTGTATCTATGGAAACCGGACAATCTGGACAGGTGGACATACGACCATCTGATTTTGGCAAACGAAGCTGGATATGATAGAGTCATAAGTAGCAGCATGAGTACCTGTATGAGCAGCGGAATGAATAGTGGTAACAATTTTGTTAAGGGGGGACAAAGCATCGAGGACGTGCAGTGGAGCAAGAGGGGGAGTGGGCTTGGTAACGTTTTTTCGATGTGCTCTACTGACAAAAGCATTAGAATTTTAGATGTACGGAATTTAAATAGTGTGAGTAAGAACAGTAaatatactaataatatacatattgaaAATGCACATGCAAGTGATGTTAATGTGTTGTGTTGgaatgaaaattttgaatatctATTAGCATCAGGAGGAGATGATAACGTAGTTAAAATATGGGATATAAGAAACTTTAAAAACTCAGTAGctgaattaatatatcataaaaaacCCATTTCATCTATTTCTTGGCATTATAAagatacatatgtattattagcATCAAGTTTAGACAATTCTATTACAATATGGGATTTATCAGTTGAGTCAGAAACATTAGATCACTCTCTTTCTCTTTATCCTGAccaattattatttgaacATCTAAATCAAAATTTCATTACAGATGCAAAATTCCATCCGCTCCATCCAGGGGTGGTTGTCTCGACCTCAAACGACAACTTCAATATCTTTAAAACATGTAACGTTTAG
- the aLipDH gene encoding dihydrolipoyl dehydrogenase, apicoplast, putative, with the protein MLITERIKELLRINAISLMWMIYLFLHTHNEAVKNEIFYNAIIPLKKGRTSICSIHGNIKHNNILLLNKDKNNFFIFLKKYKLCSFKNKKKKYGLSSYNIFNTKFSMHLKLQNNMAIDEKEYDIAILGCGVGGHAAAINAMERNFKVLIFVGEENSIGGTCVNVGCIPSKSLLYATNKYRELKNMAKMYNYGIYSNLFLNEAHRKDGSDDNSSSSRSIRSSLSSLSSLSEHDKMRSNQMVADSVEMDVEKLKEYTDSVISKLRGGITHGLQKSKFSKNSEHVQVIYEHGYIIDKNTIKGKKSGNTYKVKNIILATGSTPNIPENVEVDEKSVFTSDQAVKLEGLRSYMSIIGMGIIGLEFSDIYTALGSEITFFEYSPELLPMIDSDVANYFEKVFLQNKPVNYYLNSEIKYVKASKNNKPVIVGYVERGLTGGSSSSSSSSSSSSSSSSSSSSSDSSGTSIPSQIKELHVDSCLVATGRKPNTQNLGLENIETQINNRGYILVDDYLRVKKKNDEIYDNVFCIGDANGKQMLAHTASYQALKVIDLIEMKEKNILKESAKNNINKPILYKNIPSVCYTNPELSFIGLNEKEANKMYADNVGTAISYYKSNSKILCENNITLHGQDKNNAYNKGQYNITDNTNGMVKIVYKKDTKEVLGMFIVGNYASILVHEAVLAINLGLTAHDLAYMVHSHPTVSEILDTTFKAISKIRTH; encoded by the coding sequence ATGCTTATAACAGAAAGGATTAAAGAATTACTTAGGATCAATGCAATATCACTAATGTGGAtgatatatctttttctgCATACACACAATGAAGCagtgaaaaatgaaattttctATAATGCCATTATACCATTAAAAAAAGGTAGAACAAGTATCTGTTCGATTCATggtaatataaaacataataatatactattattaaataaagataaaaataatttttttatttttttaaaaaaatataagttatgttcttttaaaaataaaaaaaaaaaatatggctTGTCGtcgtataatatttttaacacgAAATTCTCGATGCACttgaaattacaaaataatatggCTATAGACGAAAAAGAGTATGATATAGCAATACTGGGTTGTGGAGTTGGAGGACATGCTGCGGCCATAAATGCAATggaaagaaattttaaagttttaatttttgtaggAGAGGAAAATTCTATTGGAGGAACATGCGTCAACGTTGGGTGTATACCCAGCAAGTCGTTACTGTATGcgacaaataaatatagagaattgaaaaatatggcCAAAATGTATAACTATGGAATTTACagcaatttatttttgaacgAAGCGCACAGAAAAGACGGAAGTGATGATAACAGCAGTAGCAGTCGTAGTATACGTAGCAGTCTTAGCAGCCTTAGCAGCCTTAGTGAACATGACAAAATGCGCAGCAACCAGATGGTAGCCGACAGCGTCGAAATGGACGTGGAAAAGTTAAAAGAATACACAGATAGCGTTATCAGTAAGCTAAGGGGAGGAATTACGCATGGACTGCAAAAATCGAAATTCAGTAAAAATTCGGAACATGTTCAGGTAATTTATGAACATGGTTATataattgataaaaatactataaaaggtaaaaaaagtGGAAATACATACAAggtaaaaaacataatattggCAACTGGATCAACTCCAAATATTCCAGAGAATGTAGAAGTAGATGAAAAAAGTGTATTTACTAGTGATCAAGCAGTAAAATTAGAAGGATTAAGAAGTTATATGAGTATAATTGGGATGGGAATAATTGGATTAGAGTTCTCAGATATATACACAGCACTAGGATCcgaaattacattttttgaatattctCCTGAGTTACTTCCCATGATTGATAGTGATGTAGCGAACTATTTCGAAAAAGTGTTTTTACAAAACAAGCCCGTAAATTACTATCTAAATAGTGAAATCAAATATGTAAAAGCATCTAAAAATAACAAGCCCGTAATTGTTGGATATGTAGAGAGGGGGTTAACCGGTGGTAGTAGCAGcagcagtagcagtagcagtagcagtagcagtagcagcagcagtagcagtagcagtGACAGTAGCGGTACTTCTATCCCTTCACAGATTAAGGAATTACACGTGGACAGCTGCTTAGTAGCTACTGGACGAAAACCCAATACGCAAAATTTAGGATTAGAAAACATAGAAacacaaataaataacagGGGTTATATATTAGTAGATGACTATTtaagagtaaaaaaaaagaatgacgAAATATACGACAATGTATTTTGCATAGGTGATGCTAATGGAAAACAAATGTTGGCACACACAGCTTCTTATCAAGCATTAAAAGTAATAGATCTTATtgaaatgaaagaaaaaaatatattaaaagagtcagcaaaaaacaatattaataaaccaatactatataaaaacattccTTCTGTATGTTATACTAATCCTGAACTATCTTTTATTGgtttaaatgaaaaggaagCAAACAAAATGTATGCAGATAATGTTGGTACAGCAATTTCTTATTACAAATctaattcaaaaatattgtgtgaaaataatattacctTGCATGGTCAGGACAAAAACAATGCATATAATAAAGGTCAGTACAATATTACTGATAATACAAATGGAATGGttaaaatagtatataaaaaggatACAAAGGAGGTATTAGGGATGTTTATAGTTGGTAACTATGCTTCTATACTAGTACATGAAGCAGTCTTAGCAATTAATTTAGGATTAACAGCCCACGATCTAGCTTATATGGTCCATTCTCATCCTACTGTTAGTGAAATACTGGATACAACATTTAAAGCGATTTCCAAAATTAGGACACATTAA
- the VPS2 gene encoding vacuolar protein sorting-associated protein 2, putative: protein MGGYFSKNLEECLREEKRNLNRSIRELEREIFKLENEKKQIEKNIKIYAKKNNLTFVRSLAKDFVKVKQTITKYNKIKSHLFSMKIKLQSVKSSEQLSKSLNDINKIIKRVNNYLDLNNINKSIYTFQKQNNEASLKEDMLDDLFDTMNYDIDMAEEEDEIVAKVLEGLGIQMNTKLDQIPSVIEIHNEKADDVDITNLEERINNLKKT, encoded by the coding sequence ATGGGTGGGTACTTTTCTAAAAACCTGGAGGAGTGTTTGAGGGAGGAGAAGAGAAACTTAAATAGGTCCATAAGGGAATTAGAGAGGGAAATATTTAAActagaaaatgaaaaaaagcaaattgaaaaaaatataaaaatatatgcaaaaaaaaataatttaactttTGTACGTAGCCTAGCAAAAGATTTtgtaaaagtaaaacaaacgatcacaaaatataataaaattaaatcacatttattttctatgaaaataaaattgcaGAGTGTGAAATCTTCTGAACAGTTAAGTAAAAgtttaaatgatattaacaaaataattaaacgTGTTAATAATTATCTAGAcctaaataatattaataaatcaatatatacttttcagaaacaaaataatgaagCGTCTTTAAAAGAAGATATGCTAGATGATCTATTTGATACTATGAATTACGATATAGATATGGCTGAGGAAGAAGATGAAATAGTAGCTAAGGTTTTAGAGGGGTTAGGTATACAAATGAACACAAAATTGGACCAAATACCATCTGTTATTGAAATACACAATGAGAAAGCAGACGATGTGGACATTACAAATCTTGAGGAACGAATAAACAATTTGAAGAAGACATAA